GGCGAGTACCACAAGGGCGACGACAGCCGGGGACGCCACGGCACTTCCTACCGGTGACTGCGTGGATTCTTCGACGACGAGCGGCGTTTCGAGGTACTCCCGGGCGAGCCGGTCCCCGGTTTCCCGGTCGACACCGTACGCGAGAAGTTGCCTGAGCTCCGTCGGGGCGAGTCGCCGAACGGAGTCGTTTCGAGGGGACGAGAAACCGCTCCGATCGCCGAAGGCGTCGACGAGGACGTCAACTTGCGTTCCTCTCTCGCTCCCCGAAATCCGGGCGACAATGTCGGCGTAGAGGCGATGGATACGGGAGCCGGCGGTCGCCCCGATCCGCACCTCATCCCCGTCGCGGGACGCTACGATCACCTCACCCTGAATAGTCGTCTCGAACCCACGTGCCGCCCACAGCGCAGCCAGGAATTCGAGCCGCTCGTCGGCGTCGAGCGCCCGGAACCGGCGTCCGATCTTGCGTGTGTCAACGAGCGTCACACATCGGCTAGCCACCACACCGACACAAGCGTTTTGACGACCCCTCGAATTCATATACGGAACCGAGCCAGCAGCCCACATGCTCGCTGTCGCCGGCGGAAAGGGAGGATCGGGGAAGACGACCACGACGCTCGGGCTGGCACGGGCCCATCCGGAGGAGGTTCTGGCCGCCGATCTCGACTGGGACATGCCGAACCTCCACGCGATTGCCGGCGTGGACCGGAGGGCCGTCGGAGGTGAGGGTGATCTCTGGGGACCAGACTGGCCGGGGCGCAGTCGCGTCGGGGAGTTCGACTGCGAGGTGCTTCCGGCCCCTTCCCCTGCCGACGGCGAACGGGTCGACGTGTTGTCCGGACTGACCAGAGTGCAGGGAGCCGAGCCGCCAGTGCTTTTGGACTGTCCCTGCGGTGTCGCCCCCGACGCGGTGAAGCCGCTGTCGCTCGCCGATCGAACGGTGATCGTCACGACGCTGTGTCGCGCAAGCGTCAGGGGGGCGGTGAAGACTGCAGCGGCCTCCAGGGCGGTGGGTACGCCGGTGGCCGGCGTGATCGCGACGCGGACGACGGCCGCCGGCTCCCGGCTCGAATCGCTGCTGGACGCCCCCGTCCTGGCGACGGTCCCGGAAACCGACGACCGGCCGCTTTCGTCACCGGTCGTTCGGGAGTCGTATGCCCGGGCCATCGACAATCTGGAACCCGAAAAACCGCCCGATTATCAGACGTGCAAAACCAGGAACAACAGTTAACTCATTCCCCGGTGAAGCCACACGTATGCCGAACCGACTGCCGACCGGAATCACCGTCCTCGACAGACAGCTCGACGGCGGCGTCCCGGCCGGCAGCATCGTCCTTTTGAACGCCGACCCCGCGAGCCAGTCGGAGCTGTTTCTGTACGAACTGTCGGCGGCCCGGGGAACGCTGTATCTCACAACGGTTCGATCCGAACACGCTGTCAGGGACGCACTGGACCGGACGACCGCCCGCACCGGAAAACCGACGATCCGCGATATCGGTGCCGACGCACCGCTCGATCATGCCAACCGCCTCGTGGGCGCGCTTCCAGAGGAGTCGAACCTCATCATCGATACGCTGGACCCCCTGGAGTCGTCGGACTCGGCGCGGTATCGGAACTTCCTCAACAGCGTCCAGACGCACATGGCAAACACCGGCGGTCTCGCGGTCCTCCACGGTTTGACAGGCCGCAGCGTGTCCGAGAACCGCGACATGACCGAACACATGGCCGACGTCGTCTTCGATCTGGAGACGGAGGTCCGCGGAAGCGAGATCGTAAACCGGCTGGCCGTGCC
The Halalkaliarchaeum desulfuricum DNA segment above includes these coding regions:
- a CDS encoding MinD/ParA family ATP-binding protein, whose protein sequence is MLAVAGGKGGSGKTTTTLGLARAHPEEVLAADLDWDMPNLHAIAGVDRRAVGGEGDLWGPDWPGRSRVGEFDCEVLPAPSPADGERVDVLSGLTRVQGAEPPVLLDCPCGVAPDAVKPLSLADRTVIVTTLCRASVRGAVKTAAASRAVGTPVAGVIATRTTAAGSRLESLLDAPVLATVPETDDRPLSSPVVRESYARAIDNLEPEKPPDYQTCKTRNNS
- a CDS encoding RAD55 family ATPase — its product is MPNRLPTGITVLDRQLDGGVPAGSIVLLNADPASQSELFLYELSAARGTLYLTTVRSEHAVRDALDRTTARTGKPTIRDIGADAPLDHANRLVGALPEESNLIIDTLDPLESSDSARYRNFLNSVQTHMANTGGLAVLHGLTGRSVSENRDMTEHMADVVFDLETEVRGSEIVNRLAVPKFRGGRAPGETIKLKLEETVAVDTSRDIA